In Nostoc sp. UHCC 0926, a single genomic region encodes these proteins:
- a CDS encoding DUF4126 domain-containing protein has translation MDLISLFNLNTFIELLLGISLSAAAGFRVFVPLLALSVASVFGHFDLPTDFDWLETPQAVIVFAVACSLEITGYYIPWLDHLLDIFATPAAFIAGTIVTASVAPEMNPLVQWTLALIAGGGTAGLTKGLMNTLRISSTGVSGGLTNPIVSTIELVIAIGLSVLALALPVVAGVIVIGFLIIAIQRIWNFFFNKPSSQSNETVSPSRELG, from the coding sequence ATGGATTTAATTTCTTTGTTCAACCTAAATACATTTATTGAATTATTACTGGGGATTAGTTTGAGTGCGGCGGCTGGCTTCAGAGTCTTTGTACCACTGCTAGCATTGAGTGTGGCTTCAGTTTTTGGACATTTTGATTTGCCGACTGACTTTGATTGGCTGGAAACACCTCAAGCTGTAATTGTCTTTGCAGTCGCTTGTTCGCTGGAAATTACTGGTTATTACATTCCTTGGTTAGATCATCTGCTGGATATTTTTGCCACACCTGCGGCATTTATCGCCGGGACAATCGTAACAGCATCTGTTGCTCCAGAGATGAATCCACTGGTGCAATGGACGTTAGCTTTAATTGCAGGTGGTGGAACCGCAGGATTAACTAAGGGATTAATGAATACATTGCGGATAAGTTCTACAGGCGTTTCAGGTGGATTAACTAATCCAATTGTGTCAACCATTGAGTTGGTCATCGCAATCGGACTGTCTGTGCTGGCGCTAGCTTTACCAGTGGTAGCAGGAGTGATTGTGATTGGTTTTCTAATAATAGCTATTCAAAGAATCTGGAATTTCTTCTTCAATAAACCATCTTCTCAAAGTAACGAAACCGTTTCTCCATCAAGAGAATTGGGATAA
- a CDS encoding peptidoglycan recognition protein family protein, giving the protein MRFKDWATRVLLIWLMFATLIVVLLIGRATQLHNNPITYHTSNPQVTAWSQYPQAQFQLAKEPEKKFQYVLKSPVKISKPLARYVTTQAFAQYRPNYQVASVDPTNYGERYAQDVNGVTLNNQPIIVLHETGYSASSAVNFFQVAHTDESVQASYHALIKLDGTVIYLVPPEKRAFGAANSVFESPGGVETVQTNPNLPASVNNFAYHVSLETPPDSYDSSSQETHSGYTEAQYDSLAWLIAQSQVPDDRITTHHLVDRSGKKVDPINFNGNKFLDLLNTYRQIRPIYRVSK; this is encoded by the coding sequence ATGAGGTTTAAAGACTGGGCGACTAGGGTGCTACTAATCTGGCTGATGTTCGCCACTCTAATTGTAGTGCTGCTAATTGGACGAGCGACACAATTACACAATAATCCGATAACATACCATACATCCAATCCCCAGGTTACAGCCTGGAGTCAATATCCCCAGGCGCAATTCCAATTAGCGAAAGAGCCAGAGAAGAAATTTCAATATGTTCTCAAGTCCCCAGTCAAGATTAGCAAGCCTTTAGCAAGGTACGTAACCACTCAAGCTTTTGCACAGTACAGACCTAATTATCAAGTTGCTTCGGTTGATCCAACTAACTATGGAGAACGGTACGCCCAAGATGTTAACGGTGTAACTCTCAACAACCAACCGATTATCGTCCTCCATGAAACTGGTTATTCTGCTTCCAGCGCCGTTAATTTCTTTCAAGTAGCCCATACTGATGAAAGTGTGCAAGCAAGTTACCATGCCTTAATCAAGTTAGACGGAACGGTGATTTATTTAGTACCGCCAGAAAAACGAGCTTTTGGTGCAGCTAACTCAGTATTTGAGAGTCCAGGGGGAGTGGAAACTGTGCAGACTAATCCGAATTTGCCAGCGTCTGTAAATAATTTTGCTTATCACGTTTCTTTGGAAACACCGCCAGATAGTTATGACAGTAGCAGCCAAGAAACCCATAGCGGCTACACGGAAGCTCAATATGATTCTCTTGCTTGGTTAATTGCTCAAAGTCAAGTCCCAGACGATCGCATTACTACCCACCATCTGGTAGACCGTTCTGGTAAAAAAGTTGACCCAATAAATTTTAATGGGAATAAATTTCTGGACTTACTTAATACTTATCGTCAGATCAGACCAATCTATAGAGTAAGTAAATAA